The Pseudoalteromonas carrageenovora IAM 12662 DNA window GCGAGTTTTCACCAATTACAGCTTGGCTCATGCTTTATGCTCCTTAGGACTTTCGCCTGTAAAGGCATCAAATAATAATAACGCGGCACCAATACAAATAGCGCAATCAGCAATATTAAATACTGGAAAATGTGACTTATCGTAAAACACATGAATAAAGTCAATTACATAACCATAAGCTATACGGTCATATAAGTTACCTATTGCGCCTGCAAGTACTAACGCATAAGCACTGCACAATATTTTGTTGGTCGCTGGTAATCGCTTAAGCCACCAAACAAGTAACCCACTAATGGCAATAGCTATAAAGCTTAAAAACCAACGTTGCCAACCACCTGCTTCACTTAAAAAGCTGTAGGCTGCGCCATAGTTATGTACGTAAGTAATACTAAAAACAGGCAGTAAATTTATAGACTCTTGATAAGCCATGGTATTCACAACTAGTGTTTTACTGGCAAAGTCTATTACTAACAGTAATAGACTTAACCAAAGCCACACTAAACCACTTTTTTGGGCTAGTTTGCTCACTGAGTAAAGCTCCTAAGCGAATTGACGCTTTTCACCTTCGCCATCAACATTACTTACACAACGGCCACAAATTTCAGGATGAGCAGGATCAGTTCCTACATCGTCGCTATAGTGCCAACAACGCTCACACTTAGCTGCATCTGTTGCTGCAACACTAATGTATAAACCTTCAATTTCTGTTGCTTGCGTATCTGTTGGTTGGCTATCAACCTGCTTAACGTTTACTGCTGATGTTAACAATACAAAACGAAGCTCATCACCTAGTGAAGCAAGTGTGCTTGCAAGGTCTTTATCCGCAAATAAATTAACTGTTGCTTGTAGTGTTGCACCAATTACTTCTTCTTTACGTGCAGCTTCTAATAAGCGGTTAACTTCATCGCGTACATTTAAAATTGCTTGCCAATCATCGTTACTAAACTGACTGCTCGTTGGTGCTTGTAAGCCGTCATACCATACTGATGTAAATACGTAATCACTGCGCTCGCCTGGTAAGGCTTCCCAGATCTCTTGTGCTGTAAAGCTCATAATTGGCGCCATCCAGCGCGTCATAGCTTCTGCAATATGGTAAAGCGCAGTTTGACAAGAACGACGTGCATGGCTATCGCTTTTAGCTGTGTACTGACGGTCTTTAATTACATCTAAGTAAAATGAGCCAAGTTCACCGGTACAGAAGTTCATTAGCTTTTGCGTTACTAATAACATTTGGTAGCTATCGTAAGCGGCTAAAATCTCGTCTTGTAACTGTGCTGCACGGCCAACAATCCACTTATCAAGCTCAACCATGTCATCTACAGCAACTTGATCAGTTTTAGGATCAAAACCATTTAAGTTAGCTAATAAGTAACGGCTAGTGTTACGAATACGACGATAACGATCCGCAGAGCGTTTGAATATTTCATCAGACACAGTCATTTCTGCCGTGTAATCGGTAGAAGCAACCCACAAGCGTAAAATGTCAGCACCAAGCTTATTCATTACATTTTGCGGAGAGATAACATTACCCAGTGACTTAGACATTTTACGGCCGTTTTCATCAACGGTAAAACCATGCGTAAGTACTTGCTTATATGGTGCATGTCCATTAATCGCAACCGATGTCATCATTGACGACATAAACCAACCACGATGTTGATCAGAACCTTCAAGGTATAAGTCGGCTGGGCCAACTAAATCTTCACGTGCATCTACTACACATGCGTGCGACACACCTGAATCAAACCATACATCTAGCGTGTCTTGCACTTTCATGTATTGCTTAGCATCTTCTTCGCCAAGTAAAGTAGCTGGCTCTAGGTCATACCATGCTTGAATACCTGCCTTTTCAACAAGCTCTGCAGCTTGCTCGATAAGCTCTTGGGTATTTGGGTGTAAAGCACCGGTGTCTTTATCAACAAATAAAGCAATCGGCACACCCCATGTACGCTGACGCGAAATACACCAATCTGGACGGCCTTCAACCATGTTAGAAATACGGCTTTCGCCCCATTCCGGCAGCCACTGTGTATTTTTGATTTCTTTAAGAGAATCTTGACGTAAGTTAGCCTGATCCATACTTACAAACCACTGCGGTGTAGCACGGAAAATTATTGGCGTTTTGTGGCGCCAACAATGCGGGTAACTGTGGGTAAGTGCATGATGATGCACTAATGCACCACGCTCTTTTAGTACTTCAATTACACTCGCGTTTGCTTTAAATACATGCTGACCTGCAAATAACTCAGTCTCAGGTAAGTACACACCATTTGCGCCAACAGGGTTAGCGACTTCTAGGTTGTAATTTAAGCCTGCCACGAAATCTTCTTGGCCATGTCCTGGCGCTGTATGCACAACACCTGTACCTGAGTCAGTAGTAACGTGTTCAGCAACAATCACTGGTACACTAAAGTCATAAAAAGGATGCGCTACTTGCAAGTTTTCAAGTACAGCACCTTTTACGTAACCTAATACGTGGTAATGATCAAAACCAAAACGGTCCATTGCATCTTTAACAAGTTCTGAGCCTAAGATTAAACGCTGCTGTGCGCCTTCATCTTCAACTTGTACAAGCGCATATTCTAGATCGGCATGAACAGCAACAGCACGGTTTGCAGGAAGCGTCCATGGCGTTGTTGTCCAAATAACAGTTCCAACACTACCTTGGCCTTCATGGCCTTGGGCTAGGTCAAACGCATTTACTACTGCGTCTTGATCATCAAAAATAAAACGTACGTCAATTGCTGGCGACTGTTTATCTTGATATTCAACTTCTGCTTCTGCTAATGCAGAGCCACAATCTGTACACCAATGCACAGGCTTAGCGCCTTTGTGTAAGTGACCATTTTTAATAATACGACCAAGCACACGAATTGCATTCGCTTCAAAGTCAAAATTCATTGTTAAGTAAGGCTTATCCCAATCTGCAAATACGCCTAAACGTTTAAAATCAACCTTTTGGCCTTCAACTTGCTTTTTAGCATACGCACGACACTTTTCGCGAAACTCGCTCGCCGTCACTTTTACACCCGGCTTACCTACTTTTTTCTCAACCATTAACTCAATTGGTAAACCGTGACAGTCCCAACCAGGTACATAAGGCGAATCAAAGTCAGATAAAGTTTTAGACTTAACAATAATATCTTTTAAAATCTTGTTTACTGAGTGGCCTAAGTGGATGTCGCCATTTGCATACGGAGGGCCGTCATGCAAAATAAAGGTCTTTTTACCCTTTTT harbors:
- the lspA gene encoding signal peptidase II; protein product: MSKLAQKSGLVWLWLSLLLLVIDFASKTLVVNTMAYQESINLLPVFSITYVHNYGAAYSFLSEAGGWQRWFLSFIAIAISGLLVWWLKRLPATNKILCSAYALVLAGAIGNLYDRIAYGYVIDFIHVFYDKSHFPVFNIADCAICIGAALLLFDAFTGESPKEHKA
- the ileS gene encoding isoleucine--tRNA ligase; this translates as MSDYKHTLNLPETPFPMRGNLAQREPKMLKAWYEDDLYGQIRSAKKGKKTFILHDGPPYANGDIHLGHSVNKILKDIIVKSKTLSDFDSPYVPGWDCHGLPIELMVEKKVGKPGVKVTASEFREKCRAYAKKQVEGQKVDFKRLGVFADWDKPYLTMNFDFEANAIRVLGRIIKNGHLHKGAKPVHWCTDCGSALAEAEVEYQDKQSPAIDVRFIFDDQDAVVNAFDLAQGHEGQGSVGTVIWTTTPWTLPANRAVAVHADLEYALVQVEDEGAQQRLILGSELVKDAMDRFGFDHYHVLGYVKGAVLENLQVAHPFYDFSVPVIVAEHVTTDSGTGVVHTAPGHGQEDFVAGLNYNLEVANPVGANGVYLPETELFAGQHVFKANASVIEVLKERGALVHHHALTHSYPHCWRHKTPIIFRATPQWFVSMDQANLRQDSLKEIKNTQWLPEWGESRISNMVEGRPDWCISRQRTWGVPIALFVDKDTGALHPNTQELIEQAAELVEKAGIQAWYDLEPATLLGEEDAKQYMKVQDTLDVWFDSGVSHACVVDAREDLVGPADLYLEGSDQHRGWFMSSMMTSVAINGHAPYKQVLTHGFTVDENGRKMSKSLGNVISPQNVMNKLGADILRLWVASTDYTAEMTVSDEIFKRSADRYRRIRNTSRYLLANLNGFDPKTDQVAVDDMVELDKWIVGRAAQLQDEILAAYDSYQMLLVTQKLMNFCTGELGSFYLDVIKDRQYTAKSDSHARRSCQTALYHIAEAMTRWMAPIMSFTAQEIWEALPGERSDYVFTSVWYDGLQAPTSSQFSNDDWQAILNVRDEVNRLLEAARKEEVIGATLQATVNLFADKDLASTLASLGDELRFVLLTSAVNVKQVDSQPTDTQATEIEGLYISVAATDAAKCERCWHYSDDVGTDPAHPEICGRCVSNVDGEGEKRQFA